In Psychrobacter sp. P11G3, a single genomic region encodes these proteins:
- a CDS encoding MetQ/NlpA family ABC transporter substrate-binding protein gives MKLTDISRQLATAFAAVGVSGLVLVGCSNSSAPEATKEPATEGATAETAASDIDPDHTKIVIGTTEGDFADMVRNQVKSTLEAQGYEVELIAFTDYVRPNLALAEGDLDINIFQHKPYLDNFKKENNLDLVEAFQVPTAPLGIYSGKKTSLDAAFKGMSVSAPNDPSNFARALVMMNDLGWIKLKDNIDPLTASKADIADNSKYDIEIVELEAAQLPRARDEVDFAVINGNYATDSGIKLTEALFQEPSFAYVNWSAIKSADTGKKWVEDVTNAYNSEAFKKYAHETFPGYKYPKIWGTDHSAHTDTAAKTESADAPETAEAAAQ, from the coding sequence ATGAAATTAACAGATATCAGCCGTCAGTTAGCTACCGCATTTGCCGCTGTTGGTGTATCAGGTCTAGTCTTAGTCGGTTGCAGCAATTCATCAGCGCCAGAAGCGACTAAAGAGCCAGCAACCGAAGGTGCCACTGCAGAAACTGCCGCTAGCGATATCGACCCTGACCATACTAAAATCGTTATCGGTACGACTGAAGGCGATTTTGCTGATATGGTTCGTAACCAAGTAAAGAGCACGCTTGAAGCTCAAGGTTATGAAGTTGAGTTGATTGCTTTTACTGACTATGTCCGTCCTAACCTTGCATTGGCTGAAGGCGATTTGGATATCAACATCTTCCAGCACAAACCTTATCTTGATAATTTCAAAAAAGAAAACAACCTTGATCTAGTAGAAGCATTCCAAGTACCAACGGCTCCGCTTGGCATTTACTCAGGTAAAAAGACCAGTCTTGATGCTGCATTCAAAGGTATGAGTGTCTCTGCACCAAACGATCCTAGTAACTTTGCACGTGCTTTGGTTATGATGAACGATCTTGGCTGGATCAAATTGAAAGACAACATCGATCCATTGACAGCATCAAAAGCTGATATCGCTGACAACAGCAAATACGATATCGAAATTGTTGAACTAGAAGCTGCTCAATTACCACGCGCACGTGATGAAGTTGACTTCGCGGTTATCAACGGTAACTATGCTACTGACTCTGGTATCAAATTGACCGAAGCATTGTTCCAAGAGCCAAGCTTTGCTTATGTAAACTGGTCAGCAATCAAATCTGCTGATACTGGTAAAAAATGGGTTGAAGATGTGACCAACGCTTATAACTCAGAAGCTTTCAAAAAGTACGCTCATGAAACGTTTCCTGGCTATAAGTACCCAAAAATCTGGGGTACTGATCACAGCGCACATACGGACACTGCTGCTAAAACTGAAAGCGCTGACGCTCCAGAAACTGCAGAAGCTGCTGCTCAATAA
- a CDS encoding methionine ABC transporter permease — MDKLLVLRKEIVSAFIDTFVMLGISTTVAIVIGGLFGVFLFLSSDRQFLQNKTLYGVLGGITNFMRAFPFVILMIAMSPFTKAIVGTGIGPIAASLVLAIAGSFYFARLVEQNLREVPRGIIEATESMGARPFTIIKVLLNEARSGLVLSVTILCISLLSYSAAAGMIGGGGLGDLAIRYGYYRYQTEVMIFIVIVLSIMVVSIQASGNWLANRLDKR, encoded by the coding sequence ATAGATAAGCTACTTGTGTTACGCAAAGAGATCGTGAGCGCGTTTATTGATACGTTTGTGATGCTCGGTATTTCAACCACGGTAGCAATCGTCATCGGTGGACTGTTTGGCGTATTCTTGTTTTTGTCTAGTGATCGACAGTTTTTGCAAAACAAGACACTGTACGGTGTACTTGGTGGTATCACCAACTTTATGCGTGCCTTCCCATTTGTAATTTTGATGATTGCGATGAGTCCGTTTACCAAGGCCATCGTTGGTACGGGTATCGGACCGATCGCTGCATCCCTCGTACTTGCTATCGCTGGTTCGTTTTATTTTGCGCGTTTGGTCGAGCAAAATTTACGCGAAGTGCCGCGCGGTATTATCGAAGCCACTGAATCGATGGGTGCCAGGCCTTTTACCATTATTAAAGTACTACTTAATGAAGCGCGCTCAGGTTTAGTATTGTCAGTCACTATTCTTTGTATCAGCTTGCTCTCTTATTCAGCGGCGGCTGGTATGATTGGTGGTGGCGGTTTGGGTGATTTGGCCATTCGTTATGGCTATTATCGCTATCAAACTGAGGTAATGATTTTTATCGTGATTGTACTATCTATCATGGTCGTCTCGATTCAAGCCTCTGGTAACTGGCTCGCCAATCGTTTAGACAAACGTTAA